CGGCGTGCTTTCCGCCGTACTCAACCATTGGACCCATCGAAATTTCTGCCGGGGCGGTGATTATGTCGAAGGGTTCAAGACCAAGCATCGCCTGGAAGACTATGTCAAAGACTATGAGGGCCAGCAACAGTGCCGGAACGGTAATGCTCCACCCCTGGGTCTGCTGGAGGACCACTATCTCGCTCAGTTTGAAGGTTCCCCAGTGCTGGATGAGGGCTATCAGTGCCAGGCCGTAGGGCAGCTGCATTGCCACCATGGTCAGCAGACCACGCTGGACACCAAGGGCCGAGTACGGGTTTCCGGAGCTCATGGCACCGAGCATTATTCCGAGCATTGGAACCTCAAGGAGGTAGGCAACGACGATGAGGTCAGCGTTGGTGCTGAAGAGCTGGAAGTTCGCTATTGGGAGGAAGAGGAGGGCCGCTATGCTCGCACCGAGGGCGAATACAGGACCAAAGTCGTAGATAAGGCCGTGGCTCACGCTCTCCTTCTTGCCCAACAGCTTGAGAGTGTCTATTATCGGCTGGTATATTGGAGGCCCAATCCTCCTCTGTATCCTCGCCATGGCTTTTCTCTCGATACCCATGAAGATGAAACCCATGAAGGTGGCGTATACCAGTATCCCAATGACCTCAAGTATGAGCTTCCAGTTCACTTCAATCATTCACAGCACCCCCCAGAGAGCGAGTATCAGGAGGATTATCGCCAGGTACCACGAGTAGGCCTGCACGTTCCCGTTGTAGAAGCCCTCCCTAAGAGCGTCCGCGAAGTCCTCGCTGAGCTGGGCGACTCTCTCGTAGAACCTGTCGAAACTGTACTTGAGCCAGAAAGCTAGGGCCTCCGCGAGCGGCAGGTAGAAGTTCTTCCTTATGCTGAGGTTGAACTCCTTCGTTACGGGGTTACCCGACTGGTAGGTGTTGGTGACGGGTATCTTTCTCGTCTTGGCCCCGTAGAGGTACACCAGTCCCGCTATGGCGATGCCCATGACGAGGGCTATTGCAACCAGCAGGGCGTTGTAGGTTCCTGTCTGAGTAACGAGCTTGTAATAATTGCCGCTGACGACATTCCCGCCGAGGGCCTTGTTGAGGTAGTTTGTCACAAGCCCTGGAGCTATTCCGAAGACGACGTTCGGAATTGCCAGTATAGTCATTGCTATGAGGAGCGGTAGCGGAGCTTCCTTCACGTCCTCAAGGTCGCTCGGCCTCTGACCGAACCAGACGGCGTAGAGGAACCTGACGACGTAGGCAAAGGCCAGTGCACTCCCGAGGAATATCGCTCCCGCGACGAGGGGCATGTGAGCCTGTATCGCCGCCTCATAGATGAGCCACTTGCTCGCGAACCCAGCCATCGGTGGTATTCCGGCGAGGCTGAGGACGGCTATGAGGGCCATCGCTAAGGTGTAGGGCATCTTCTCAGCCAGTCCGCCGAAGTCCTTGAACTCGGTCTTGCCTGTCTGGAGTATTATCGCCGCCGTGACGAGCCAGAAGAGGCCCTTGAAGACCGCATGACTTAGAACGTGGAAGAGACCTCCGGCGAAGCCAAGTCCAGTGCCGAGCCCAAAGGCAAGCAGGATGTAGCCGACCTGACCAACTGACGAGTAGGCGAAGAGCTTCCTGATGTCCTCCTGAAGGACGGCTAAGAAGCTGGCGACGACGACCGTTATCGCGCCTATCCACGCTATTATGTACGCGAATGTTATGTGACCGTGGAAGGTTCCCAGGGCGTAGTAGAGCTTGGCGCCCATCAGGATGTAGAGGAGCAAGATACCGTAGGTTCCGGCCTTGCTGAGGGCTCCGCTGAAGAAGGTCGTGTAGCTCTGGTCGGTCTCGCTGTATGCCCCGGGTGCCCAGACGTGGAGTGGCCAGGCACCTGCCTTGACGCCGAACGCCGTGAGGAAGAGGACGAATATAAGTGCAGTCTCACCCCTGCCGATGGCTCCGAGCATTGCGTCCATGTAGAGGGCCTGTCTTATCGCATCAAAGTCAAGGGCACCGGTCTTGGCGTAGATGAGCGCTATAGCGAGCAGCATGGAGTATGCTCCTATGACGCTCAGCACGAAGTACTTGAGGGACTCGTGCCTGTTCCTCTTGAGGACCATCATGAAGCTGGCGAAGGTCATCAGCTCCCAGAGCAGGAAGAAGCTGATGAAGTCCCAGCTGAGGAAGACACCGAGGACGCCGGTGTAGCTCATGAGGGCGAAGAGCCAGTCGTAGCCGCTCTTGCTCGTTGAGATCATACCGAAGGCCATGGCCAGTCCGACAAGGGAAGCTATTGCCGCAAAGTACCAGTTGAGGGTTCCCAGCTTAAAGGTTACCTGGAAGCCGCCTGCGCTGAGCTGGTAGGTTATCGGGTTGTTGGGGTTGTCTACAACGCTCGGATAGAGCTTGGCGAGGAGAGCGAGCGGAGTGGCCGCGCCGATAACCCCAATAAGCTCGCGAACTCCCCTGAGGTTTATCAACCAGGCGAGCACTCCAGCAAGGAGAGGAGTAAAGAGGATAATCGGTATCTCGTTCATGCTCCCACCCCCATAAGAGGAACGTTCTTGATGTAGTTAGCCACGTTGAAGACGTCCTGACCTGCTTTCTGAGCTATTGTCCATATGTCGTTCGGGTAAACACCTATGGCTATTATCAATGCAGCGAGGAAGATCGCTATGACGCCTATGGCGAAGTTCTCCCTAACCCTCTCGCCGCCTTCAACGAACCACATTGTGTGGATCAGCCTGAGGTAATAGACCGCCTCGACGACGCTGGCACCAAGGATGAGAGCGACGCTCCAGGGATAGCCTGCCTCGACACCGGCGAGGAGTATCCTGACCTTGCTCCAGAAGATGTTGAAGAGAGGTATTCCGACAGCGGCGAGGGAGCCTATTGTGAGTGTTATGGCGGTCAAAGGCATCCTCTTGCCGAGTCCCTGGAAGTTCTCGATGGTGGTTCCGCCGAGGGCAACGCCGACGTACCCGACTGTGAGGAACAGGAGGGCCTTGACTATGGCGTGGTTCACCATGTGGAAGACTCCCGCGTCAACGCCTGCCTGCGTACCGAGTGCCAGGGCAAAGGCTATCATTCCCACCTGGCTGATTGATGAGTAAGCTACCATCCTCTTGACGTCCCTCTGCCTCAGAGCCGAGAACTCGGCGACGACAACGGTCAGCGTGGCCATTGCTATGACAAGCTTGAGGACGCCGCTCCACCCGTTTGCGTTCTGGAGTATGTAGAGGAGCCTGGCTATTGCGTAGAGGCCAGCCTTGACGACGAAGGCCGAGAACATAACGGTTACCGGGTGTGGTGCTGCTTGATAAGCATCCGGTGCCCATGCGTTGAGCGGGAAGAGCTCTGCCTCAACCGCCAGGCCGAAGATTATCAGCGCGAGGCCGACCTGGGCAACCGTCGGGTCAATGGTTCCGGCGAGCTGGGCGAGATGGGCCATGTTCAGGGTTCCGGTCGCTCCGTAGATGAGGGCAACGCCGATGAGGAAGAAGCTCGAACCGATCCCACCGAGAACGATGTACTTCATCGATGCCTCTGCTGCCTCACCGGTCTTGTTGTAGGCGGTGAGGGCGTAGGCCGTTATTGAGGTTATCTCCATGAAGACGAAGAGGTTGAAGATGTCTCCGGTAGCTATCATTCCGGTTGCACCGAGCATCAGCAGGAGGAAGAGCATGGCGTACTTGTCAACCGGCTCGATGGTGACGGCTTTAAAGCTGAAGAAGGCCATGAAGAAGCTGACGACAGCTATTATGAACACGAAGAGCGCCGCGAACTGGCCGATGTAGAGGTTGATTCCGACCGGAGGCCTCCAGCCGCCTGCCATGACTATTATCGGCTTTCCAGTGGAGTAGACTTCACTCGCCACCCAGCCGGCTATGGCCGCCTGAATTGCGGTTATGAGCACGAGGTAGCCCATTATAGCCTTTCTCCCGAGTCCCTTTATCAGGGGGACGAAGAAGGCGCTGATGAGCGGTAACGCAATGAGGAGCGAAGCGTACTGCCCGTTCATCCTCTCAACCTCCTTATCTCCTCAACGTTAAGGGTTCCGTACTTCTCGTAAATGATTATCGCGGCACTAAGGGCCATAGCAGTCGTGGCAACACCGATAACTATCGCCGTGAGGACGAGGGCCTGCGGAATTGGGTCAACGGCTTGAGTTGGGCCTATTCCCTCGCTCAGGATGGGTGCGCTCTTCCCGGAGACGTAGCCGATGCTTATGAGGAGAAGGTTTACTCCCGTCTCCATAATGCTGAGGCTGATGAGTATCTTCATGAGGTTCTTCTTGACGAGGACGCCGTAGAGGCCTATGAGAACCAAGGAAATTGCGCCGAAGTAGTAGATGCTTATGTGTGGGACGTTCATTCTCTCACCTCCTCCTTGAGCATGTTGTCGACGATGCCGCTCAGCTCGGTGCCGACCTTGATGCCGATTATCGTATAGATCACCGGTATGAAGCCGCCGCTGAAGAGCCTGCCGAGGTTGTTGGTTCCCCACTGCCAGGTCTGCCATATCCAGTCGAAGAGGAAGTAACCGCCAATTGCAAGACCGATGAGGCCGACGAGGACGTAGCTCATTCCGGCGATGCCCTCGGTCTTCTCAAAGGCCTTGTGCGGTACCTCATAGATTGTGAACGCCATGTAGAGCAGCAGGAAGGCCGTGGCTATCGTCGCTCCACCTGGGAAACCTCCACCCGGTGTGAGGTGTCCGTGGATGAAGATGTAGGCACCGAACATGACTATGAACGGGAAGAGAAGCTCCACGCCCGTTGTAAGGACTACTGAACCCTCGGTCTTTGCGGTTCTCTCCCTCTTCTTTCTCCAGAGGAGGGCTCCTACGCCAGTTGAGGCTATGAATAGAACAGTAACCTCACCGAGGGTATCGAAACCACGGTAGTTGACGACTATGGCCGTTACGGCGTTGACAGCTCCTGTCTGTTCTTTAACGTGCTGGAGGTAGTAGTGCCCAACGAGCATCTTGTCCTGGCCGAAGGGGACTCCGGCGAGGCCCTGGGCCAGCCAGTAGCCAATTATGAGGATTGAGATTATAGCGAGGGACCTCTTAAGTATGCTCACCATCTCACCCACCACCCGGGCTTCTCCTCTTCTTCGGTCTCAAAGCGCTGGGTTCTCTTAACTGCGAAGATAACTATCGCACCGCTCAGCGCTGCACCTATGGCCGCTTCTGTCATTGCAACATCTGGAGCCTGGAGCATGAAGAACAGGATCGACGCGAACAGGCTCACTGCGGCCATGCCGACTGCGGCGGCGAGCAGGTCTCTCCACTCCACTGCCAGTATTGCCGATATGATCATGAGGGCAACAACTATGTACTCGATACAGGCTACGCAGTTCATTCTTCACCACCCTCCAGTGGGGCGTCGGTTTCGGCTTTTTCCTTGGCCTCAAGGTGCTCGCGGTACTTGTCAACGACGCTTCCGTGCCAGAGGGGTATCCCGCTCATGTAGGCCGCCCTTATGAGGGCGTGGGCGCTTATCGGGTTGGTCAGGAGAAGGAACACTGCGATAACCGTGGCCTTCACGAGCCACGCCCATGAGAGGCCGTTTCCCACTGCCCAAACGCCGACGCCTATTATGACGCCGAGGGACCCAAGCGTGGCGCTCTTCGTTGAGGTCTGCATCCTGTTGTAAACGTCCGGCATCCTGATGAGACCGAGCGTCGAGAGGAAGTAGAAGAACGTTCCGATGAGCACGAGAGCCTCACCGAGAGCCGCGAGCGCGTTCATAGTCCTCCCTCCATGTAGCGTGCGAAGGCTATGACACCGCCAAAGGCCAGCATCGCGTAAACCAGGGCTACGTCGAGGAAGATGATGCGCTTGTAGTAGAGGGCAAAGAGCACCATCAGTCCGGTTGTTATCGTGGTCATGATGTCTACCGCCACCAGCCTGTCGGGAGTCGTTGGGCCGACCATGAAGCGGTACATGCTGAGCAGTGTCGCTATCGCTATGAGTGCCAGATAAATACCTACCCCTATCATCCGAAGATCACCTTCAGGAATTTTTCAAAGGGCCTTGTGATGTTCTCGGAGGCCTTCTCAACGTGTTCCTCTTCGGTTTCGGCATGGAGAACCTCGTCAGGAACCCATATCCAGTGGATGAAGTAGTTGTCGCCGTCGACGTCGAGGGTTATCGTTCCAGGCGTGAGGGTTATCGAGTTCGCCAGGGAGAGCTTCCCCGGGTTGGTCTTGAGGATGGTCTTGCAGTGGACGATGCCGGGCCTTATGGGCCTCTTGGGGTGGAGAACCCTGTAGGCAACATCAAGGTTGGCCATAATCATTGCCCACAGGAAGTAGGGCGCGTAGGCTATCGCGTAGGCAACCCTCTTGGGATGGAGGTTCGCCAGTCCTCTCGTTGTAAAGATTGGGTAAGTTATCGCAGCCACTATCGCTGATAGAACAAAGCCGAAGATGAGCTCCTGTTCGTCGAGGCTTGCCGTCAGTGCCAGCCATATTAAAAACAGGATTATCAGGGTGTAGAGGTACCTGCTAACTTTACTCGCTTCCTCCATTCATCAACCCTCCAGAGAGTCTCAGCAGTTCTGGACTGCTAACAGGAGGTTTCCAACGATACCTTATAAACGTTATCTGCAAAGAACAAAGGTTTAGAACTTTTGGTTAAAATGGGGGTATCTAATTTGTCCAGCAGTCCAAATAAGCGGGCATTAAAGTCCCTTCTCGTTGAAAAGCTCCCAAAAATCTTCCAAAAATATTAGAATGAGAGTAGTGAAAGAAGCAGAAAATTCGGTCAATAAATGGATATCCTCTTGACACCTTCGAGCTTGGAGAGCTCGTTGATTAGGTCTCCCGGTATGGGCCTCTCTGTGATTATTGTAAGGGTCGCCTCGGGGTAGAGTTCAGGGTCTTCGGCGACTACCTGTATGATGTTTATGTCGTGCTCAGCTATCTTCTGGGCAATCTTCGCGAGTATTCCAACTGCCCTCGGTTCCGGCTCTATCTCGATGACGCCGTAGCCCACGTGCCTGCCTACGTGTTTCATGTGGACAGTCGGCTCGAGGTTCGTGTATATGTCTCTCAGCTCTGGAACCTTGAGTATCATGCCAACGGTCTCCTTAACTACCCTCCTGTCAACGTCGAGGGCCTTGGCTATCTTGGTGTACGGGACTTCGATGTCCCCTGCCTTTATCTTCATGTCATCAGAGACCCTGAGACCGTACTTCAGGAGGGTCTTTGCTATGAGTTTCCTAACCGGATATTCGTCAAAGTAGTGTTCGATCCGTCCCCACATTCCACATCACCCGCTTAAGTTCACTACTATACTTTTTGCATCATCAATATTAAAATGTTTCCATGTCCACATAATGACAATCCAAATAGTTTAAAAATTTTGAGAATGGATAAAAAAGCCATCGTCGGATTTTTAAAAGCTGGGGAGAAACCCGCCGACATGATTGAAGTTGTACTGCCACATGTGACCTTTGAAGACCTTGGCGAGAGCATAAGGCTGGTGTGGAGGGAGACCCTTTACGCAGACTTCGAAAAAAAAGAGCTTATCAGAGTAATCAGACGTAAGTACCGCGTGAGGCCTGAACTAGTTGTGAGAGATGGGAGGCTTTTCATAGACACGGACTATCCTGGGATTGAGAAGTACATTGCGATCTACATCCAGAACAACCTAGGTGCTCTCCTCAGAAACAGGTATACGAAGCGAAGAGTCCTCTATATCCACGAAGGCCTTGATGTCCCCCTTCTAGGTTACAACGCCTTTGGCCTTATTGACAGGGGAACTAACTTGATCCAGGTTAGGGGAGTGAGTGGCTGTAACCTGAGCTGTGTCTTCTGCTCCGTTGATGAGGGTCCCTATTCAAGGACGAGGAAGCTTGACTATGTCGTTGATATAGACTACCTTATGAAGTGGTTCGATAAGGTTGCCCGGATAAAGGGGAGGGGCCTCGAGGCCCACCTCGACGGTCAGGGCGAGCCGCTCATCTACCCCTTCCGCGTCGAGCTCGTTCAAGCGCTCAGGGAGCATCCAAACGTCTCGGTTATTTCAATGCAGAGCAACGGGACTCTCCTAACAGACAAGCTCGTTGAGGAGCTGGCAGAGGCAGGTCTCGACAGGGTGAACCTCTCCATCCACTCCCTCGACCCGGAGAAGGCGAAGATGCTCATGGGGATGAAGAGCTACGATTTGGAGCACGTCCTTGACATGGAAGAGGCCCTTGTGAACGCTGGAATAGACGTCCTCATAGCACCTGTCATAATTTTCGGAGTGAACGACGACGAGGCCGAGGCCTTCATAGAGTTCGCGAGGAAGATCGGCGCGGGAAGGCGCTGGCCAGCTCTGGGCTTCCAGAACTACGTCCCATACAAGTTCGGCAGGAACCCAGTTATAGCAAAGGTCAAGCCCTTTAAGGAGTTTTACGCCTGGCTCAGGCACCTTGAGGAAAAAACCGGGATGAGGCCTCTCGTTCTAAAGCCTGAACACTTTGGGATGGAAAAAAGAGAGTTTATCCCCTTGGCTTTTAGGCCCGGAGAGGTAGTTAAGGCGGAAGTTGTTCTCCCTGGGAGGATAGAAGGCGAGATGATAGCAAAGGCCAGAAACAGGCTCATTGAGGTCGTAAACACTCGGGCAGAAGTCGGGGACAGGATCAGGGTTAGGATAGTGAGGACGAGGCACGGGATTTACATCGGAACACCAGTGTAGCTCAATGTTTCCCAATATCTTGAACAAAATTTGTAACATTTCCCACATGCTCAATGGAGTTACCAGCTCCCTCAAAGACCCGAACGAGATTATCAAGGGGCAGGAAAGCCACACTGTCTTGTCGAATCTCCCCAGCAACCAGACGGACACTGGAAACCCGTGGAGAACTCTCAACTCCCGGAATCTGGAGTATACACTGTTGATCAAGTAAACAAAACTCTCATTAAGGAGGTTCTTGATCCAACAGACTGGTATGTGGGAAACACTTCTCTAAGCTCCGACTATGCATACAGGGTGTACAATGACACCCTGAAGATAGTCGAAAACTCAACCAAGACCTCCGAATCAATAATAGAGAAGTTCCTCGGGATCTTTAAGATCAGCACAGACAACAATGAGACTCAGAACGGAGTCGAGCAGTTATTGGACAGTGCCATGGAAAAGGTCCAGAACATCACAAAGTCAACCGAAGATTATTTAAGTTCTATCTTTAGTGGCGACCATTGAGATCCTTTAATTTTTATTGTTGGAAAACATTTTTAAATCGATAGTGTAATCTCTGGTTTGGTGATTATATGCGATCAAGAGTTTTCGTGTACATTTTACTTGCGGTAGCCCTCTCATTTATCTTGGTATTGGGCTTTGCCGTTGCAAGTGAGTCTTAAATGCTCTCAGATTACTCTGGAGGGAGCTATCACAGTGGAGCCACACTAACTTCCGGAGCCGGTAATGAGTGGAAAGAAGCACCTGAAAATCCCAAAGTTGTTTACATCTCAGTGCTGGCCCCAGAACCCTACGGGCAAGTTATTGAACGCTCGATAACAGAGGTTGCAAAGGTTCACAACTTAACCCCAATAGTGGTTGATGACATCATAAATTACGACCTAAAGGGCCGAGTTGTAATCGCTTACTTTCCCATGGTCGGTGAGGACAATCGCCTCCTTAAAAAGACGTACAGGCTCTCGGGCATTCTGTACTACTCATATCCGGGAGACGCTGAGTCCGCTATTGAGGCCATAAACGAGGGGATCGTGCTCTCCGAGGACGGGATAGACAAATCGTCCCAGAGCTTGATCCAAAGGAGCGTCAGGCGATTACTTGAACTAAAAATTGCCAACCAATCAACTGGAGTTGCCTACTGGTGGAACTTGAAGGCAAGTGTCGGTGTGCTCACGAGTAGAGATCCCTATGAGATGATAGCCGATGAGGTGGCAAACGAGCTCGACCAGTTCCTGAAAAGTGATGAAACTTAAATGAAGCGGGAGCTTCTGACCCTCAGCTCCCCCTTCTCATAGAGCTCAAGCAGGATTTTTGCAATCCTTTCTCCCGCTTTTCCATCCCCGAACGGGTTTGGTGCCCCAGCCATTCTTTCATAGAACTCTCTGTCCTTCATCAGCTTTCTTAGGTAGAGAAGTACTCTCTCTTTTTCTAGACCGACCAGAACGTTGCCGCCTGCCTTGACTGTCTCCGGCCTTTCGGTGTTGTAGCGGAGGGTCAAACAGGGCACGTCAAGGATTATCGCTTCTTCTTGGACGCCTCCGGAGTCGGTCATCACGGCGAAGGCGTTCTTCTCCAGCCTCAGGAAGTCTAGGTAGCCGAGCGGTTTGGTGATTATGAGGTGTTCTATCGAAGTAACTCTCTCCCAGAGTCCGAATACCTTGAGCCTGTTCTCTGTCCTTGGGTGGATTGGATAAACGGCCCTCATCGGTAGACTTTCGAGAATTTCAACGAGCCTGGTGAGGTTTTCCCTGCTGTCGGTGTTCTCTGCGCGGTGGGCCGTTATAAGAATGTACTCTTTGGGCTTTAGGCCGAGCCTTTCAAGGATGTCGCTCTTTTCCTCCGCCATAATGGAGTTCTGAAGGACGGCGTCAACTATCGTGTTCCCCACAACGTAAACGTTCTCGGTTATGCCCTCCCGTTCAAGGTTTTTTCTGGCCTCTTCAGTCGGCGGGAAAAGGACTTCGCTCACATGGTCAGCTAGGATTCTGTTTATCTCCTCGGGCATCGTTCGATCAAAGCTCCTTAGCCCGCCCTCAACGTGAGCCACTGGTATCTTCAGCTTTACACTCGCTAGGGCACCTGCTAGAACCGTGTTGGTGTCCCCCTGAACCAGGGTGACGTCGGGTTTCTCTTCCATCAGGACTCTTTCGATTTTAATCATGGCCTTTCCCGTCTGCTCCGCCTGTGTTCCAGAGCCCACCTCAAGGTGGTAGTCTATCGGCGGAAGCTCGAGCTCCTCAAGAAAGACCCTGCTCATCTCGTAGTCGTAGTGCTGACCGGTATGGATAAGGAGCGGCTTAATCCCCATTTCAAGGAGAGCCCTAACGACAGGAGCAAGCTTGATTATTTCGGGTCTGGTTCCGAATACGAGGGCGGGTTTCAATACTCCCCCCTCCCGATGCCCTTAAAGAGGAATCCCCTAGGGGGTTCGTCTATGACGTGCCTGCCGTCTATCAGGATCCTCGTCCTCATAAGCTTCCCAAGCTCCCCCCAGTCTAGGCTCTTAAAGGCTGTGTGGTCGGTGGCAATGACCACTGCATCGGCACCGCTCAGGGCTTCCTCTATGCTTCCTACCGTCCCCTTAACGAACGGATCATAGCTCCTGACTTCCTTAACGTCGTCTTCTATGGCTTCTATGAAAGCTATGGCTGGAGAGTTCCTAGTGTCGTCGCTGTTTCCCTTGTAGGCGAGGCCAAGAACTGCAACCACAGCGTCCTCGGGCGGAATGTTGAGCTGTTTAAACGCGGAGAAGAGGAGATCCTTGGTGAAGAGCGGCATTGAGTCGTTTACTTCCCTGGCGTTCCTTATGAGGCCAAAATCTTCCCTGGCTGGCCAGAGGAGGAGGTGGGGATCCTTTGGAAGGCAGTGCCCACCAACGCCGATTCCAGGGATGTGGATGTTCACGCGCGGGTGCGTGTTGGCCAGCTCTATAGCCTCAAAGACGTTTATCCCGTACTGGTGAGCCAGGAAAGCGAACTCGTTTGCAAGTGCGATGTTCACATCACGGAAGGTGTTCTCCATGAGCTTCACAACTTCGCTCACGGTAGAGCTGGTCTTAAAGGTCTGTCCCTTAACAAAGGAGCGGTAGAGATTTTCGGCCAGCTCCGCACTCTCAGGGGTTATCCCACCAAAGATTCTGGAGTTGTACACAAGCTCCTTGAATATCTTACCCGGCATGACCCTCTCCGGCGCGTGAACCATGTAGAAGTCCTCGCCCGCCTTGAACCTCGTTATCTCTTCAATCAGCTTTGCCATTTTGACCGTTGTCAGCGGCGGAACGGTGCTCTCTATCACAATGAGGGAACCCTTTTTCATCCGCTCAGCGACTGTCCTAACGGCACTTTCAAGGTAGCTTAAGTCTGGAGTCTTGTCCTCCCTTAGGGGGGTCTGGACGCAGATTATATAGGCGTCTTTTTCCCTAATGTCCTCAGGATCAGAAGTCGCTCTCAGATTGCCGCTTAAGACGGCCTTTTTTAGGAGTTCATCTATCTCAGGTTCGACTATGTGAGCTTTTCCGGAGTTTATGCTCCTGACGACGTCTTCTCTTATTTCATAGCCTATGACCTTAAATCCTGCATTTGCGAACATTATCGCAGTAGGCAGTCCAATGTATCCGAGCCCAATTACAGCAATTTCCTTCACCAGTCACCACCCGGAGGAGCTATCCTGGACGGAATAAAAGCCTTTTCCAGCTAACGGTTGCGAAAATGTTGTAGGGCATAATGCGTTGGTTAGTCATCCCAACTTCTCAAAAATTCGAGATAATTTTGAGGATGCTTGTAAATAGGTGCTTAATAACTTGTTTCATCGAAAGAAAGTGTTAGAAAGCTTTTTCGGTTAAATGGTTAAATTCAATGACACTAAAAAAACGCCTTCAAAACGGTTTTTAGGAAACCCTTATAATGGACAAAGGCGTCCAGTTATTGGACGGTGATAGAATGAAGGTCTGGGTGGATATAACCAACGCGCCTCACGCTCACTTTTTTAAGGGCCTAATAAGAGAGCTTGAAAACTCAGGCTACGAAGTTATAATCACCACAAGGGAGTTCGACGGACTGACTGGAATTCTTGATATGCTTGGTTTCGACTACTACGTCGTCGGGAAGCACGGTGGTGCCACCCTCGAAGGAAAGCTTTTGGCAAGCTCTGAGAGGGTTTACAAACTCAGCAAGCT
This region of Thermococcus stetteri genomic DNA includes:
- a CDS encoding respiratory chain complex I subunit 1 family protein, with amino-acid sequence MIEVNWKLILEVIGILVYATFMGFIFMGIERKAMARIQRRIGPPIYQPIIDTLKLLGKKESVSHGLIYDFGPVFALGASIAALLFLPIANFQLFSTNADLIVVAYLLEVPMLGIMLGAMSSGNPYSALGVQRGLLTMVAMQLPYGLALIALIQHWGTFKLSEIVVLQQTQGWSITVPALLLALIVFDIVFQAMLGLEPFDIITAPAEISMGPMVEYGGKHAALLFTQHAVQIFAETAFFAILFLGGASNLLELLIKQIAVLFISIFIASIYPRFTIDQAAKFFWKWPTIIGIIAVLLTM
- a CDS encoding proton-conducting transporter transmembrane domain-containing protein; translated protein: MNEIPIILFTPLLAGVLAWLINLRGVRELIGVIGAATPLALLAKLYPSVVDNPNNPITYQLSAGGFQVTFKLGTLNWYFAAIASLVGLAMAFGMISTSKSGYDWLFALMSYTGVLGVFLSWDFISFFLLWELMTFASFMMVLKRNRHESLKYFVLSVIGAYSMLLAIALIYAKTGALDFDAIRQALYMDAMLGAIGRGETALIFVLFLTAFGVKAGAWPLHVWAPGAYSETDQSYTTFFSGALSKAGTYGILLLYILMGAKLYYALGTFHGHITFAYIIAWIGAITVVVASFLAVLQEDIRKLFAYSSVGQVGYILLAFGLGTGLGFAGGLFHVLSHAVFKGLFWLVTAAIILQTGKTEFKDFGGLAEKMPYTLAMALIAVLSLAGIPPMAGFASKWLIYEAAIQAHMPLVAGAIFLGSALAFAYVVRFLYAVWFGQRPSDLEDVKEAPLPLLIAMTILAIPNVVFGIAPGLVTNYLNKALGGNVVSGNYYKLVTQTGTYNALLVAIALVMGIAIAGLVYLYGAKTRKIPVTNTYQSGNPVTKEFNLSIRKNFYLPLAEALAFWLKYSFDRFYERVAQLSEDFADALREGFYNGNVQAYSWYLAIILLILALWGVL
- a CDS encoding proton-conducting transporter transmembrane domain-containing protein, translating into MNGQYASLLIALPLISAFFVPLIKGLGRKAIMGYLVLITAIQAAIAGWVASEVYSTGKPIIVMAGGWRPPVGINLYIGQFAALFVFIIAVVSFFMAFFSFKAVTIEPVDKYAMLFLLLMLGATGMIATGDIFNLFVFMEITSITAYALTAYNKTGEAAEASMKYIVLGGIGSSFFLIGVALIYGATGTLNMAHLAQLAGTIDPTVAQVGLALIIFGLAVEAELFPLNAWAPDAYQAAPHPVTVMFSAFVVKAGLYAIARLLYILQNANGWSGVLKLVIAMATLTVVVAEFSALRQRDVKRMVAYSSISQVGMIAFALALGTQAGVDAGVFHMVNHAIVKALLFLTVGYVGVALGGTTIENFQGLGKRMPLTAITLTIGSLAAVGIPLFNIFWSKVRILLAGVEAGYPWSVALILGASVVEAVYYLRLIHTMWFVEGGERVRENFAIGVIAIFLAALIIAIGVYPNDIWTIAQKAGQDVFNVANYIKNVPLMGVGA
- a CDS encoding NADH-quinone oxidoreductase subunit K — translated: MNVPHISIYYFGAISLVLIGLYGVLVKKNLMKILISLSIMETGVNLLLISIGYVSGKSAPILSEGIGPTQAVDPIPQALVLTAIVIGVATTAMALSAAIIIYEKYGTLNVEEIRRLRG
- a CDS encoding Na(+)/H(+) antiporter subunit B; this encodes MLKRSLAIISILIIGYWLAQGLAGVPFGQDKMLVGHYYLQHVKEQTGAVNAVTAIVVNYRGFDTLGEVTVLFIASTGVGALLWRKKRERTAKTEGSVVLTTGVELLFPFIVMFGAYIFIHGHLTPGGGFPGGATIATAFLLLYMAFTIYEVPHKAFEKTEGIAGMSYVLVGLIGLAIGGYFLFDWIWQTWQWGTNNLGRLFSGGFIPVIYTIIGIKVGTELSGIVDNMLKEEVRE
- a CDS encoding DUF4040 domain-containing protein — protein: MNCVACIEYIVVALMIISAILAVEWRDLLAAAVGMAAVSLFASILFFMLQAPDVAMTEAAIGAALSGAIVIFAVKRTQRFETEEEEKPGWWVRW
- the mnhG gene encoding monovalent cation/H(+) antiporter subunit G, with product MNALAALGEALVLIGTFFYFLSTLGLIRMPDVYNRMQTSTKSATLGSLGVIIGVGVWAVGNGLSWAWLVKATVIAVFLLLTNPISAHALIRAAYMSGIPLWHGSVVDKYREHLEAKEKAETDAPLEGGEE
- a CDS encoding monovalent cation/H+ antiporter complex subunit F, translated to MIGVGIYLALIAIATLLSMYRFMVGPTTPDRLVAVDIMTTITTGLMVLFALYYKRIIFLDVALVYAMLAFGGVIAFARYMEGGL
- a CDS encoding Na+/H+ antiporter subunit E, with amino-acid sequence MEEASKVSRYLYTLIILFLIWLALTASLDEQELIFGFVLSAIVAAITYPIFTTRGLANLHPKRVAYAIAYAPYFLWAMIMANLDVAYRVLHPKRPIRPGIVHCKTILKTNPGKLSLANSITLTPGTITLDVDGDNYFIHWIWVPDEVLHAETEEEHVEKASENITRPFEKFLKVIFG
- a CDS encoding ACT domain-containing protein, yielding MWGRIEHYFDEYPVRKLIAKTLLKYGLRVSDDMKIKAGDIEVPYTKIAKALDVDRRVVKETVGMILKVPELRDIYTNLEPTVHMKHVGRHVGYGVIEIEPEPRAVGILAKIAQKIAEHDINIIQVVAEDPELYPEATLTIITERPIPGDLINELSKLEGVKRISIY